CCGGCACCAGCGCGATCGCCAGCAACGCGATCAACCACGGCGCGTAGGCCAGCAGGCCGGCGGCGAAACTGACCACAGTGATCGCGTCCTGCGCCTGGCCGAACAGCTGGCCCATCAGGTTCATCCGGCCCATGGTCTGCCGGCGCGCGCGGTCCAGCTTGTCCTGCAGTTCGGAATCCTCGAAATCCTCGAGGTCCAGGGTGGCCGCATGCTCCATCAGGCGGATGCTGGTGGCGTTGGTGAACTGCTCCGACAGCACCGAATCCGCATAACTGGTCAGGCGGCCGAGCAGGTCGGAGCCGATCGCCAGCGCGAATTCCAGCCCGAGCAGCAGGAGCAGGTGGTCGAGGATGCCGGACTGCCACGCGGCCTGCAGTTCATGGGCGACGCCGAGTCCGATCAGGCGCACCGCCTCGTCGATGATCAGCTTGCCGATGTACAGGGTGGCGACCGGCAGGAACGCGCGCACCAGCCGCAGGCCGATGGCGGCGGCGGTCAACGGCTTGCTGGTGCCCCAGATCTCGCGCAGGAAGGGCGGGATGTTGCGCATCGCGCTGAAGCGCTGGCGCAGGTTGAGCTGGGCTTGCGGGAGCGGCGGGGGCATTGCCGCATTGTGCGCGATCCCGCGCAGGCGGTTTTCACGCCTGCATCCGCCTGCGATCCGCCCACCCCGCGCCAGGATGGACGGCTTGTGCCGCGCAGGTCGCCGGGGTCAGCGCTTGATGGTGTATTGCGCCAGCCGCGCGTCGAGGGTTTCGGCGGGCAGCCCCAGGCTCTTGGTGACCAGGGCCATCGTCTCGTATTCGCGCGGATCCAGCCTGCCGTCCGAAGCCGCCAGCCGCAGCAGCACGTCGTACAGGCGTTCGTTGTGTTCGGAGCCGGCGGGATGCGCATCGGTGAAGCGCAGCAGTTCCGCGTTGACGTTGATGTTGCGGTGCATGCCGCGCTCGAACGCCTCCATCGCCATGTGCCGGCCGGCCAGCGACAGGTCGATGTCGTCCATCACCGTGTTGGCGAGGTTCGATTCGTGGCTGCTCACCAGCCGGTCGGCCTTGGCCACGTAGCCCATCAGGCCGAAGAACACCTCGATGATCACCTGCTGTTCCGCGTCGGGCCTGCCGAGTCCGAGCAGGTCGGTCAGCAGCAGGCGGATGTCGTTGATGACGCCGCGGAAGCCTTCGAATTTGCCGGATGCGTTGTCGTTGCCGCCCATGTCCTGTCCCCCGTGGTATGCCCCAGAGGCCCATCCTGCGCCAGTCCGGGGCCGCTGAAAAGGGTGCCGGGGTATCATGCAGGCCCCCACGATCCAGCCAGACAGTCCGATCCGTGACCGCCATCAAGCAGGAAGACCTGATCCAGTCCGTCGCCGACGCGTTGCAGTACATCTCGTACTACCACCCGGTCGATTACATCAAGAGCCTCGCCGCCGCCTACGAGCGCGAGGAATCGCCGGCCGCCAAGGACGCCATCGCGCAGATCCTGATCAATTCGCGGATGTGCGCCGAGGGCCACCGCCCGATCTGCCAGGACACCGGCATCGTCACCGTGTTCCTCGAGATCGGCATGGGCGTGCGCTGGGACGATGCCACCATGGGCGTCGAGGACATGGTCCACGAGGGCGTGCGCCGCGCCTACAACCATCCGGACAACAAGCTGCGCGCCAGCGTGCTGGCCGATCCCGCCGGCAAGCGCACCAATACCAGGGACAACACCCCGGGCGTGGTCAACGTGAAGGTGGTGCCGGGCAATACCGTGGACGTGATCGTGGCGGCGAAGGGCGGCGGTTCCGAAGCGAAGTCGAAGTTCGCGATGCTCAACCCGTCCGATTCCATCGTCGACTGGGTGCTGAAGACGGTGCCGACCATGGGCGCCGGCTGGTGCCCGCCCGGCATGCTCGGCATCGGCATCGGCGGCACCGCGGAGAAGGCGATGCTGCTGGCCAAGGAATCGCTGATGGAGGCGATCGACATCACCGAATTGCAGGCGCGCGGCGCGTCGAATCGCGCCGAGGAATTGCGCCTGGAGCTGTACGACAAGGTCAACGCGCTGGGCATCGGCGCGCAGGGCCTGGGCGGCCTGACCACCGTGCTCGACATCAAGGTCAAGGATTACCCGACCCACGCCGCCAACCTGCCGGTGGCGATGATCCCGAACTGCGCGGCCACCCGCCACGCGCATTTCACCCTCGACGGCAGCGGCCCGGTGATGCTGGACCCGCCCTCGCTGGAGGACTGGCCGAGCCTGACCTATTCGCCGCAGAACGCGCGCCGCGTCGACCTGGGCACGCTGACCAGGGAAGACGTCGCATCGTGGAAGCCGGGCGAAGTGCTGCTGCTCAACGGCAAGCTGCTCACCGGCCGCGACGCTGCGCACAAGCGCATGGTCGAGATGCTCAATCGTGGCGAGGAATTGCCGGTCGACCTGCGCGGCAAGTTCATCTACTACGTCGGCCCGGTCGATCCGGTGCGCGACGAGGTGGTCGGCCCCGCCGGCCCGACCACGGCGACGCGCATGGACAAGTTCACCGAGCAGGTGCTGGCGCAGACCGGGCTGATGGGCATGGTCGGCAAGGCCGAGCGCGGCCCGGCCGCCATCGACGCCATCAAGCGGCACCGGTCGGCCTACCTGATGGCGGTCGGCGGCGCGGCCTACCTGGTGTCGAAGGCGATCAAGGCGGCCAAGGTGGTCGGTTTCGCCGATCTCGGCATGGAGGCGATCTACGAATTCACGGTCAAGGACATGCCGGTGACGGTGGCCGTGGATTCGCAAGGCACCTCGGTGCACCAGACCGGCCCGAAGGAGTGGCAGGCGCGGATCGGCAAGATCCCGGTGGTCGTCGCATGAGCAATACCCGGGTGGTCAACGGGCCCGGCTTCCGCATCTGCTACGACGACGAACCCGATTACCTGCGCGCCTACGTGTTCGACGGCACCGATTCGCTGGAGGTGTCGAGCGCGATGTGGCGCATGCTCGGCGACGAGTGCCGCGCCAGCGCCGCCGGCCGGTTGCTGGTGCTGGAGGACCTGCTGTCGACCGTGGACGTGCCGGGGATCGGGCAGGTCGTCGACGCGATGTTCGCGGCCGGCCTGGCCGACGTGCGCATCGCCTTCGTCGAGCTGCGCGACGACATCGAAGGCAGCGAACTCGGCGAATCGATGTGCCTGGAGCGCGGCATGACCATCCGCGTCTTCTCGCAGGAGCCGGTCGCGCGGCGCTGGCTGATCTACGGCGACTGAAGCGGTTGCGGCGGCGCGGTCGCGTTGAGCAGGTCGCCGCCGTCCTCCTGGTGGCGCGCATGCCCGACCTGCGCATCGAGCGCGCGATCCACCGAGGTGTCGCGCGCGGCCTCGGCCTCGTGCACATGCCCGGCGTCCGCCTCGGTCCGCACCAGCACCACCTTGCTCACCGCTTCCGGCGGGGTGATGCCGGCACCGCGCAGCGCCTTGCGCACGCGCCGCATCGCCTCGCTGCGGGTGCGCCCCAGGTCGTTGTGGGTCTGGTCCACCCAGCCGCTGAACTGCAGCGCCGCGCCGTCGTTCGACAGGCTGCGGATCTGCGCGGAGGGCGCCGGTTGCGCCAATACCCCCTCCACCCCGGCCATCGCCGCCACGCCGATGTCCATCGCCTGCAGCCAGGACGCGCGCGCGTCGACATTGGTCTCGAAGTCGAAGCGGCGCTTCGGGTTGCGGCTGTAGTTGAGCAGCACCGACTTGAACACCAGCCCGTTCGGCAACTGCAGGTTGTTGCCGTCCATCGTCATCAGCACGGTGGCGCGCGAGGTCAGCGCCACCACCTTGCCCTCGTGGCTGTCGATGCGGACATGGTCGCCGGGCGCGAACGGCTGGCGCAGGCTGAGCAGCACGCCGGCGACGTAGTTCTCGGCGATGTCCTTGAAGGCGAAGCCGAGCACCAGCCCGACCACGCCGGCCGAGCCCAGCACCGCGCTCACCAGCGCGGTGGCATTGAGCAGGTTCAATGCCACCAGCACGCCGGCCAGCGCGATCATCGCCTTCACGATGCTGCGCAGCAGGCCGTCCATGTACGGATTGCTGCGGCTGATGCGGGTCAGCAGGCGCATGCGGCGGCTGACGAAGCCGCCCAGCCATAGCGAGAACAGCACGATGAGGACGGCGAGCACCAGCAGCGGCGCGTTCACCACCAGCTTCACCAGCTTGGCCTCGACCTGTTCGAAGGCCTTGCCGAACTGCGCCGGCAATCGCGCGGCATGCGCGCTGCCCGATAGCGCCATCGCCAGTCCGGCCGACGCGATGCTGCGTACGTCCATCACAGCCACCATGCGAGCGCGAACAGCCCGAGCATCGCGAATGCCAGGCCCAGCTTCAGCACGCTGCCGAACAGGATGCCGAGCCAGGTGCCCAGGCCGATCTTCGCGGCCTCGCCCAGGTGCGTCTTGTCGAGGCTGCGCCGATGCAGCAATTCGCCGGCCAGCGCGCCCGCGAACGGCCCCAGCAGCAGGCCGAGCGGGCCGAACAGCAGGCCGCCCAGGGTGCCCAGCATCGCGCCGATCACCGCCTTGCGGCTTGCGCCGACGCGCTTGGCGCCCAACGCGGTGGCCCACACGTCGATCGCCAGCGAGAGCACGGTCAGCACGCCCAGCAGCACCAGCACCCACGCCGGGACATTGCTGAAACCATCCGCCCATGCCGCCAGCAGCATGCCGACGAACACCAGCGGCAGGCCCGGCAAGGCCGGCAGCACCGTGCCGACAAGGCCGATCAGGATGCAGGCGATGGCGATCAGGTAATAGAGCGTCTTCGGATCCATGCGCGGTCGGGCGGGGGCGGAGGCTGCA
Above is a genomic segment from Thermomonas aquatica containing:
- a CDS encoding DUF456 domain-containing protein; the encoded protein is MDPKTLYYLIAIACILIGLVGTVLPALPGLPLVFVGMLLAAWADGFSNVPAWVLVLLGVLTVLSLAIDVWATALGAKRVGASRKAVIGAMLGTLGGLLFGPLGLLLGPFAGALAGELLHRRSLDKTHLGEAAKIGLGTWLGILFGSVLKLGLAFAMLGLFALAWWL
- a CDS encoding mechanosensitive ion channel family protein; this encodes MDVRSIASAGLAMALSGSAHAARLPAQFGKAFEQVEAKLVKLVVNAPLLVLAVLIVLFSLWLGGFVSRRMRLLTRISRSNPYMDGLLRSIVKAMIALAGVLVALNLLNATALVSAVLGSAGVVGLVLGFAFKDIAENYVAGVLLSLRQPFAPGDHVRIDSHEGKVVALTSRATVLMTMDGNNLQLPNGLVFKSVLLNYSRNPKRRFDFETNVDARASWLQAMDIGVAAMAGVEGVLAQPAPSAQIRSLSNDGAALQFSGWVDQTHNDLGRTRSEAMRRVRKALRGAGITPPEAVSKVVLVRTEADAGHVHEAEAARDTSVDRALDAQVGHARHQEDGGDLLNATAPPQPLQSP
- a CDS encoding TerB family tellurite resistance protein — encoded protein: MGGNDNASGKFEGFRGVINDIRLLLTDLLGLGRPDAEQQVIIEVFFGLMGYVAKADRLVSSHESNLANTVMDDIDLSLAGRHMAMEAFERGMHRNINVNAELLRFTDAHPAGSEHNERLYDVLLRLAASDGRLDPREYETMALVTKSLGLPAETLDARLAQYTIKR
- a CDS encoding fumarate hydratase; protein product: MTAIKQEDLIQSVADALQYISYYHPVDYIKSLAAAYEREESPAAKDAIAQILINSRMCAEGHRPICQDTGIVTVFLEIGMGVRWDDATMGVEDMVHEGVRRAYNHPDNKLRASVLADPAGKRTNTRDNTPGVVNVKVVPGNTVDVIVAAKGGGSEAKSKFAMLNPSDSIVDWVLKTVPTMGAGWCPPGMLGIGIGGTAEKAMLLAKESLMEAIDITELQARGASNRAEELRLELYDKVNALGIGAQGLGGLTTVLDIKVKDYPTHAANLPVAMIPNCAATRHAHFTLDGSGPVMLDPPSLEDWPSLTYSPQNARRVDLGTLTREDVASWKPGEVLLLNGKLLTGRDAAHKRMVEMLNRGEELPVDLRGKFIYYVGPVDPVRDEVVGPAGPTTATRMDKFTEQVLAQTGLMGMVGKAERGPAAIDAIKRHRSAYLMAVGGAAYLVSKAIKAAKVVGFADLGMEAIYEFTVKDMPVTVAVDSQGTSVHQTGPKEWQARIGKIPVVVA